The nucleotide sequence CTGCATGAATGCAGGTGACGCCTGGTAGAAGCCGCCTTCACCCTGCACAGGCTCGATAACGATGGCCGCGACCTGGTCTGGAGAAATGGTTGCGCGGAACAGATGATCGAGCGCTTTCAGACTCTCCTGCTCGGAGGTCCCGTGATGGGCAATCGGAAACGGAATCTGGTACACGCCTGCTTGAGAAGGGGAGACGCCAGCACGCAACGGAAGTACTTTGCCAGTCATTGCCAAGGCGAGTTGAGTGCGCCCATGGAACGAGCCGGTGAAGGTCACGACGCCTTGGCGGCCGGTGTAGTAGCGAGCGACCTTGACTGCGTTTTCAGTAGCCTCTGCACCGGTAGTAAAGAGGGTGGCCTTCGCATCGGAGATCGGTGCCAGCTCGATCAGGCGTTCACACAAACGAACATAGGGCTCGCACGAAAGAACGGGGAAGCCGATATGTGCGTAGTCCTTGAGCTGGGCTTCAATGGCTGCCACCACCTTGGGGTGGAGGTTGCCGGTGTTGTTCACCGCAATACCCGATGCGAAATCAACGTAATGGTTGCCTTCGACGTCCCATATCTCACTACCGGCGGCTTTCTTGACGAAAACGGGTAGGGCAGTTGCCGCACCGCGAGGCAGAGCTTTGTCGCGGCGGGCCAGAAGATCGTTATTGTTCATTTTCATTCTTCTCAGTTCAGGACGTCAGAACGCCAGACCATCATTTTTTCGATTTGCATTTCATGCATGGTGTAGGGAATGCCGCCTACGCCGTGGCCGGAATGGCGGGCGCCGGCGAAAGGCATCCAGTCCACACGGAACAAAGTGTTCTCGTTGACCATCACTGCGGTGCCGTCGAGGTGCTTGTAGCAGTGCAGGGCGGTGTCCAGGTTTTGCGTGAAGACTGCTGCCTGGAAGGAGAAATCGAGCGAGTTCGCTTCCGCCAGCGCGACGTCGATGTCATCGAAGCTGGAAACGCAAATGACCGGGCCAAAGACTTCCTTGCGCATCACTTTCGAGTCGTCAGATGGATTCAGCAGGACCGTTGGCGCGTAGCAGCTATCCGAAAGCTTTTTGCCTCCGCAGATGAGTTCGGCACCCTGGGCAACTGCATCTTGGACCCACTGGTGGATCCGGTCGTTTTCCTGATGCGAGATGATTGGCCCGATGTCGGTGGTCTCAAGCACCGGATCACCTACAGTCATTTTTTCCGCGGCGGCAGCAAGTCGCTCGGCAACCTCACGTGCTACTCGGCGGTCTGCGAACACACGTTGCACAGAGACGCACGCCTGGCCGGCATGCCAGAAGCCGCCTCGGGCGAGACGAGGAATTGCCATCGGCAGATCTGCGTCGTGGGCAACGATGACGGGAGCAACACCGCCGTGCTCCAGGGCGCATCGGGTACCAGGTGCCAGTTTTGAGCGCAGCATCCAGCCGACAGGCGCTGAACCAATGAACGAGAAGAAGCCGACGCGCGGGTCTGCAACCAGCCTGGCAACTTGCTCGTTGCTGTCTGGCAGAACAATCTGCGCCCACTCCTGTGGCAAGCCTGCTTCGTGAAGAATCTCGATAAAGGCATAACCGCTCAGCGGGGTTTTGGCTGCTGGTTTAATGATGACTGGAGCGCCGACTGCAATTGCCGGCGCTGCCTGGTGAACAACCAGGTTGAACGGGTGGTTGAATGCGCTGACCCCCACGACGACGCCAATGGGTTCTGGCTGGGTAAAAGCGATACGTCCCGCTGACGTGACGTTCAGATCCATCGGGATCACGGATCCGGCTTTGGTGCGCAGCTCCTCCACACAAATGTGCAGGCAGTCCACACCACGATCAACTTCTATCAGCGCGTCCTTGTACGGTTTGCCGCACTCTCGCGCAACCAGGCGGGCAAGATCCTCGCGGCGGCTGGCAATAATGTCCGCCGCTTTTTTCAGAATCGCGATTCGTTGTGCTTTCTTCAGCCAGCCATTGCGATCACGATACAGCGCGTACGCCGTTGCCAGCGCCTGTTCAATTTGCTGGTCGGTGGAGGCGGGCAGTTCTGCGAGCAGCGCGCCATTGAACGGTGCATTGATTTTTATGGTTTGGGTCATGAGGCTCTTCCAGTTGTCAGGTAGAGTTGCGTTAGCCGGCCAGGAGCGACTTCAGTTCTACGGTTGAATCGCAAACTTTCGCGGGCGTGGGGCTGGTGCCGGTAGTAATCAGCTTGCGGGCAACCATGTGGTCACCCGCCGAGTTGATGCTTTCAACTGCGATCAACTTGTCTTCGCGATAGTGAAAGACACTGAATTTTTTCTGATCTATTGAACCTCGAACGACCAGTCGATCCGTGCCCAGCGGTAAGCCAACGATTTGAAGTTTGATGTCGCCCTGATCCGACCAGAACCATGGCGCGGCGTTGTAAGCCGATGCGTTACCGAGAATGCTGGAGGCGGCGACCTTCGCCTGGTCAATGGCGTTCTGCACTGACTCCAGGCGGAATCGGCCATTCGCATAAGGGTTCGGGTGGTTTGTGCAATCGCCTGCAGAAACGATGTCTGGGTCGGACGTGACGGCAAATTCGTCAACCAGGATGCCGTTTTCGCAGGACAGTCCAGCCGACTCTGCAAGTTCGATGTTGGGAACTGCACCGACACCCACCAGGATCAAGTCGCAAGAGATCTGCTCGCCGCCTTGCAGCCATACGCCCTGGGCGCGATCAGTGCCTACGATCTGCTCAATGCGTGCGTCGGTGATGATCCGAACACCCAGGCTCTCATGGTAGGCCTTGAAGAAGTCCGAGCTTATGATCGAGATCGCCCGGCCCATCAGGCGCGGCGCGTACTCCAGAACGGTTACGGTCTTACCTAGACCAGCAGCGCAGGCTGCTACTTCCAGGCCAATGAACCCGCCACCGATGATGGTAATGTTCTGGTACTTCTGGATGTCATCACGCAGATCGGCGGCGTGCAAGAAAGAGCGCAGAGCGTGCACGCCAGCCAAGCCCGCGCCAGGCAGGTCAAGAGGGCGAGGGCGGGTGCCGGTGGTAATCGCCAGTTTGTCGTATGCCAGTTGCTTCCCGCTGGCGGTCACCACAATTCTGGCGTCTCGGTCGATGTGTTCTACTTTATCTCCCTTGATCAGCTCAATGCGGTTGTCGGCATAGAAATTATCCGGACGCAGTTGGATCGATGTTTCATCCGCAAGATTCTTCAGGTAAGCCTTCGACAGCGGCGGCCGCTGGTAAGGGATGTTGTGTTCATCACCAACGATGGTCACAGCCCCTTGGAAGCCAGCCTGACGAAGTGAGGCCGCAACCTGGAAGCCCGCTTGCCCTGCACCGATGATCACAACTTTATCGAGACTCATGGCGTCACCTCTCAATACTTGATCCAGGTGGTCTTCAAGGATGAGTATTTTTCGAATGCATGGAGGGAGTTGTCGCGACCGTTACCCGATTGCTTGACGCCACCGAATGGCACCAGTGGGGAGATCATGTCGACGGTGTTTACTGTGACGGTACCGGCTTTCAGGGCCTCGGCAACGCGATGGGCGCGGGAAAGGTTCGAAGTGAAGACCGAGGCCATGAGACCGTAGATCGAGTCGTTGGCAATCTCGATTGCTTCTGCTTCAGTGTTGAACTTGATGATGCTCAGGACTGGGCCAAAGATCTCCTCTTTGGCGACGCGCATCTCGTTGGA is from Pseudomonas sp. B21-056 and encodes:
- the gabT gene encoding 4-aminobutyrate--2-oxoglutarate transaminase, whose amino-acid sequence is MNNNDLLARRDKALPRGAATALPVFVKKAAGSEIWDVEGNHYVDFASGIAVNNTGNLHPKVVAAIEAQLKDYAHIGFPVLSCEPYVRLCERLIELAPISDAKATLFTTGAEATENAVKVARYYTGRQGVVTFTGSFHGRTQLALAMTGKVLPLRAGVSPSQAGVYQIPFPIAHHGTSEQESLKALDHLFRATISPDQVAAIVIEPVQGEGGFYQASPAFMQALRKICDDHGICFVVDEVQSGFGRTGKFFATEHAGVQPDLIAIGKAMGGGLPLSGLIGRTEVIDAPPPGFLGGTFAGNPLSCAAANAVLDVIESEDLLARASQIGQKIQSFLTDLKGTPGTLPLGDIRGLGAMVAFEIVAQAGSHTPDADATKRVAARAKELGLLLLPCGYYGNTIRVSAPLTISDDVLETGLSRLAGALKA
- a CDS encoding NAD(P)/FAD-dependent oxidoreductase → MSLDKVVIIGAGQAGFQVAASLRQAGFQGAVTIVGDEHNIPYQRPPLSKAYLKNLADETSIQLRPDNFYADNRIELIKGDKVEHIDRDARIVVTASGKQLAYDKLAITTGTRPRPLDLPGAGLAGVHALRSFLHAADLRDDIQKYQNITIIGGGFIGLEVAACAAGLGKTVTVLEYAPRLMGRAISIISSDFFKAYHESLGVRIITDARIEQIVGTDRAQGVWLQGGEQISCDLILVGVGAVPNIELAESAGLSCENGILVDEFAVTSDPDIVSAGDCTNHPNPYANGRFRLESVQNAIDQAKVAASSILGNASAYNAAPWFWSDQGDIKLQIVGLPLGTDRLVVRGSIDQKKFSVFHYREDKLIAVESINSAGDHMVARKLITTGTSPTPAKVCDSTVELKSLLAG
- a CDS encoding aldehyde dehydrogenase family protein, which encodes MTQTIKINAPFNGALLAELPASTDQQIEQALATAYALYRDRNGWLKKAQRIAILKKAADIIASRREDLARLVARECGKPYKDALIEVDRGVDCLHICVEELRTKAGSVIPMDLNVTSAGRIAFTQPEPIGVVVGVSAFNHPFNLVVHQAAPAIAVGAPVIIKPAAKTPLSGYAFIEILHEAGLPQEWAQIVLPDSNEQVARLVADPRVGFFSFIGSAPVGWMLRSKLAPGTRCALEHGGVAPVIVAHDADLPMAIPRLARGGFWHAGQACVSVQRVFADRRVAREVAERLAAAAEKMTVGDPVLETTDIGPIISHQENDRIHQWVQDAVAQGAELICGGKKLSDSCYAPTVLLNPSDDSKVMRKEVFGPVICVSSFDDIDVALAEANSLDFSFQAAVFTQNLDTALHCYKHLDGTAVMVNENTLFRVDWMPFAGARHSGHGVGGIPYTMHEMQIEKMMVWRSDVLN